The genome window TGGAGCTTTATCATTTTGAAGTGACATAATAATGTTTTCTACTTCGTGTTCGTCAGTCGGTGTCATGAAGAAAGAGTTCAAAATTTGATGCCTTGGCTTAACTTTCGCTGCCAGTTTTTTCTCATCAGTTTGTAGTTCGTGTAATAAATACTATTAGCTAGAGTCTGCCCCACTGTTGAGAAGTATATATTGCATTTATCTAAAGAAACTTTAGCATCAGCCGCACCTTCAGTATTTAGTAGTTCATATGGATcttgtatttttgtagtgaGATGACAAATGTCTTTTATGGATCTCCACATTTTTTTGGGGTTATTTAAATTAGTAGATAAGCTAACATCATCATATTGTCTTTTAATTTACGCAGTAGATTATTACAAAAGTTGCGATAACGAGTGTAGATGATTCGTTTTAAGATATCATCTGGATACTTCCGTGCTTGCATGTGCAGCCGGTCTCTGTGACGCATACAACGGATAAGACCGGGAGTGATCCAGGGTTTAATAGCTCGTTCTCTGCGTTTTAATGTGATTATGTTAGTGTGTTTGCTTATAATCTGAGATAGCcggaaacaaaaagaaataacagttttattaaggTCACGAGAGTCGAATATTTGGGACCAGTCTATAACACTTAGGTCTTTTCTGATCGCATCTATATCTTGTTTCAGCTTTGCACGGTTGATTGTTTTTGAACTTGGTGGCATTGTTTAAGACAGACCAAGTAAAACTATGTCATGATCAGTGATGTCACTGTTACAGACTATGCCGATAGTACTCTCCGTTTTATTGACAAAGACATGGTCGAGACAGGCTTCCGCTCTGGTTGGTTTTGTTATGGCAGGAAAAAGACCATGTTCAGCCAATAAACACAAGTACTCTATATCTTGACTACTTGTTGCGGTTAACAAGTCTATGTTTAAGTCACCAGCCACTACTAGCGTCGATTTGTTGTGAGAGTGTGTGTTCAGTATAGTGTTAAGAGAGCATAAGAAATTATTTGTATTCCTAAAGGACGGCGGACGATATATTGCcagtattgtaattttattagaaatttgGATTTGCAAAGAGTTGGGGCGTCCTTTAGGTCAGGCTCTGATAAAGTAGGATTCCATGATTCTTTAATGTATACTACAACACCACTATTTTGGTTGATTATGTTTTGTGTATAACTAGCAATTAGGAATCTATCTTAGGAATAATAGATAATTCATTAAGCCAGCATTCCGTTAAGATTATTACGTCGAAGGAGCTGTTAAATCTCtttaaagttgttaaaaaaatatcaaaattcttGTTTAGGCTTCTTATGTTGaagttaagtattttaaagttataattctGTGTTATATACATTCCACACTGCTCCGGCTCCTGTGTTGTGTGGCAGTTTATACGTATTGTGTTTAACTCATAACTATTCATATGACTATCacctgttattatttttatctatacagCAGAGTGAAATACTACAACAGAACATGATTGTAAAACCACCGCACaactgtaaatttattttataattatatggaACATTGATCTTAAAACAGAAACAACATTTTTTAAGTGCAACATCAATAAAGGAGTTATTTTGAAAGctaatacttaaaattactaTCATACGCAggcaaaacaataaataaaaactattaccatttaaaaacaatagagATGATATTTTAATCTTAGTATCCGTAGACTTACTATAGATATGGCAGATGTTACCAGTCGAAGTAGGGATTTCAAGATTTGGTTCtagaaattgaaaaaatatcaGCGAGGTCATCCTGATTTCGGACCGAACGAGCTGGTTTGCCTTCGTATTGCCTGATGAAGATAGTCCCTTGGGAACACCAACAGTGCGAGAAACCCAACTCTTTGGTTTTCTTGCGAGCTTCACGAAAAAGTTCACGATTGGGTTTTGTCAACCGCtcgttgtaatatattttgtgagACTCTCCAGGTATTTCGATGTCAGCGCTAGTAATGTTTCGTCTCGTTTTTGCAGCTTTAATGATTTCATCACGCTTAGCCCTACGTAAAAGACGCACAACCACTGGTCTAGAGAATTTCGTTTTGCCGTCCGTAGCAGTAGTTGGCTTACCGCGCGGGCCAACCCGTGACACCCAGTCAATGTCACGATCATCAAGCTCCACACCCAATTTTCGGGCGGCCAAGAGTGCAATATGGTGGATATTTTCGTTGGAAGTTTCTGGTACGCCTGACAGTTCCAGTTCATTTCGCAGGTGGTTTTGATTCTGCGCATTCAGTTCTAGTCGCAGGTCTTTTACGGTGGCCTTTAATATATCTGTTTCGAGTTTCCGGTCTTCGAGCTGCTTTATACGGCTATCATTAGTGGCGATCGCAGATCCTAACTCATCCAGCCTTTTCTCGCAGCTGGACAACGATGAAATAGCGCTCTCAAGCTGCTTTTTTAGCGAACAAATCTCTTGCGTTAGAAGACGAACTTCACTGGTCAGTTCTTTTACCTCTGTGGTAGTAGCAGCGGCGTCGCATACTGTGTCGGACTTTTTCCGCAGGGTTATATTCTCATTCGTGGATCTAATAGGCGTTGAACTATTGTCACCTCCTTTTCTCTGAGACGCACAACAATCAGGACACTTCCAGTTTCCTCTGTTTTCACTACTAAGTCCTGATAAATTAATGCATAAGCAGCAGAAGTGTTTTTCGCATGTTGGTGCagagcattttattttatttatgtctttCATAGATTTAAAACAGCCGTGGCACTTCATTTTATTAACTAGCACTACTCAACAGCTTGGAAACAAATCAAAGACTCTCAGAGTTTACCGTCGATAAATGGCCTTTctgtttcttttattctttgGCCAAAAACTGTTGTGGGTAGCAAATAAATCAGAGGCGATGTAGATCACGCAAAAAAGGTACTTGCGCAGAACACGTAACCGCGTTTATCGCTTGCAATGGGTACAACGCACTGTCACACATTCGTCAGCTGATTCGTATTTAACTGGTTTTTAttcttactatatttttattattacactttattttaatgtatactttattatttacctttgtTTTACACTATTTTACACTTTAACGTTTAATTTCTGTTTATCACTACATATTTGttattagatataaataaaatattttgtacggAGATATGACAGTTTAGTTTTAACGAGAAGACCGAGCGTCAAAGAATCGATTAGGTCCttactattaaattttttagtttaGGTCCTGTATCTAGGTGTTTTGACCTATAATTTTActtctatccgatgatttgccgtaaaagcaaattatcctTTAGTCAAAaagtaaccttgtataaaacgtgcatacgtcccatgaTGACATACGCCAGTGTCGTATTCGCCCTCACATCTCTTACATGAGCTTTCAAGTCCTACAGAATAAGTTTATGCGCATGGCCACGGGCAGCCCGTGGTtcgtgcgcaacgtagatctccaccgagaccttcCCACGATAGCCCAaaattatcaaagacctactttgaaaaagcAGTCTGACACCCCAACcgcctagtggtcgaggcgtccacttccGAAACATGTCCTTTACGACAATGACGAttaaataactaccgacaatgtgtcccaacagcACACAACCAACACAGTgtcttcaccggcgaagacgagggccccgatttctgacgtcatccggacgtggatcctaaCCACgatcacgggggcgttcggactaaacaatgattactccaaaagtccaccaacactacAAATTTCCaccaaaatgtaaatttttttagaaaagatttcagtaataatttaagtaaattgcGTCGTTTAGGAGTTAtaagtaaaaactataaaaagtgCAAAAAATTCACAGTTTTTTGGCTCCCAATACTTCAGAAAAACTAAGAATCCGTCGCAAACTAATAAGACTCTTATTTAGGAccaaaaaaaaggtattaaaaacTTTCCAGCTTTGGACGAAGTTTTGGGAAACGTTATTCGGGAATATGTCTTATTTTAATGggatattaaacaaaataatgtttgacTAGCATAAAAAAATGATGTACGATTTCCGATGTATCATACTGTGGGATTGAACTATTGTACTTTTGTTAAAATCTGGTATCATTTCATCATTTTTAAGTTTGACATTTGTACCTGTCATCAATTAGGTAGGTTCTATATAGGTACTCCGTACTCCGTGAGCTGTCTAGTGCTTATGGAgtgtagaggtaaggagagtcatctgtgtatatgaaaaagtgtcgtcaaaatgtattaaattagggtGGCGCCACAtatgcatcagggtaactcttaaaagaagcgccaaatataaatattgttagagtaggcttgaaaaataaacaaggaaagaGAAACTTCCGCTAAGTTATGGCGCGCTTTTAAAAATCCGCATAAAGTGGGaaacaatatattatgattatttttttatgtatcatttaACGATTTAACGCTTGTGTgactatcaaaaaataaattaatatattaataagaagaaataactatgttatacaaaataaataagtacataaatataataaaataaacaaacgaatgTGTTTAAAATTAGAGTACAAAAGTTCATCAGGAGCAaaacgaaaatataaaaattttctccTGTAAGCAATCAATTTCTGCatctaaaatttttttagaaaaaaacatagataccTTTAATCATTGAacgtattaaaacaatattattcgctaaaaaaaattatttatttctataaattagtatatttcaatattactaCAAAAGCAGTCATGTAACATGGACTGAACACGTAATgaacaatataaattaacagCAATAAAAGACATAATGTCATACAAacattatcaataataaattaaatattttattgtaaatataataaataacaattaataattaataaataacataacaatataaatatctataaccTTTGCAGTTAAACTATTTTCATGTTGCAAGCACCCAATTTTCATAAGTTTCTTTTCTGAGTTCCATAGTTATTCCGCAAATTGTTTCTACATTAGTCAAGTTTTTACTGACAGCTCTTAACACACACGTTTCCAATTGCTTTGTCATATCAAATAATTGATTACTTGCAAACCGCAGTCCACCATATAAGtccattttattgatttaccaACTTCAGCATGCGTCTCTATAGCTTCTAAACAAATTTGACATTTTatggtttttcttaattttcgaACTATATAACCAGCTATGTACGATTGGACCGCATCGCTAGTTACCGCCTGGTTATAATCGTGGTCCACGTCGATTGAGGAGCTTTCATCTAATGATTGAGGACTTTGCAACATTTCGTCAATATTTTCAAGCCACGAATCCTTGCCTTGTGTATCAGATGTTGTTAAGACATGCTTAGCCTCTATAAGACTCCGTAAAAGATCTTTTCCTGAAACATTGCACCCTCTTGGAGGACGTATCAAGGAGAAGGAAGATGCTAAGCGATATACTTGAGCAAACATTTTAGGGTCAGGATGATCGTTACCTCCACATGATTGTCTCATGACTGAAAAAAATCtctgaaatagaaaataaataaatatttattagaaaatagaacgaattttactaaaaattataatataatgattataattataataacctcCAACGGGTCTTGCGATAAAGTCGCagtcattaaatatttaaaattacattcgaTTTTAAGCATTTCTAAAATTTCAATAGTTGCTCGTAAGGTCACTTTTAATCCCAGTAAGGTACTTCTCGAAACAGGTATTTTCTTCTCAAGCTTTTCCCAATCTTCAAGGAATTTTAAGAATTTGAAAATCGCCTGAAAGATGTTTAATATGAAATGAAGTGTTAAAAAGTCAAAAcggtgtataaaataaaattttatcacaCAAATTAACGAAATGATTCTAAAATATGCTTAATTTATCAAAATCTCCATCCGATAAATTTTTCTAAGATACTTTTACTATGACACATAAAGGTTCGGCATTGAGTACCTGACAATTTAGGCGTGGTAACTATTGCCATGATCGTCGAGTCAAAGCTTAGTCGAGTGATATTCTTCCAAAGAAACCTACAATTTTTTAACttctgattattttttattttcaaaaccaaTCTTACCTGTCTTTGACGGCAATCATCTTTTACATATAAAGCATCTCTCGGTATACGTGATGACATCGCTTGGATCAAGTTAAAAACTAGATCAATAAAATTTTGCGTCGGAGTTGAATCTTTTAATAGGGGAAATAACAAACCGATAAATTTTAAACCATGTATACAATTAGGTGGAACTCCCGTGAAACAGGTAGCTGAGTTCAAATATCTAGGGCATATAGTAACCGAACGCCTGGGTGACGACAGCGACATGGAACGTGAGCGCCGGGCGCTGTCTGTTCGAGGCAATATGTTGGCTCGCAGATTTGCACGATGTACGACGCAGGTAAAGATAACCCTGTTTAGAGCCTACTGTCAATCTTTCTACACGTGCAGTCTGTGGACAAACTACACGCAGCGAGCCTACAGCGCCCTGCGTATTCAATATAACAATGTGTTGAGGGCGGTGCTGAGGAAGCCTCGACACTGCAGTGCGTCAGCAATGTTTGCGGACGTTCGTGTGGACGATTTCTTCGCGATCATGCGTAAGCGTGCGGCGTCTATGTTGTGCAGGCTTGTGAGCAGTACCAACACCCTCCTTAACACATGGGCCAATAAGCTGGATAGCCCCCTctggaggtgctggaatggtgcacACACGGGCTATAGGAGGGCCACACCCAGAGCTTGGTTTGTTGGGCCGGTATAGTTTAGGATTTAAGTTGTCTAACATAGGATAGTGGTTTTGTattgttactaacattatatttatttattttaatatttgtttcgtgtttaattattagtattttattaattttaattatttttattattattattattattattgttaatttaatttgtgcttcattttatgttatttttaaaaactgtaaagTGCACActatatgggctatgcctgaaataaaattttattattattattattattattattattaattcgtCGCAGGTTGATTGATAATGAGCCATGGCAACGGATACTTCATGACCGAATACCTATAAGTAAGcatcgaaattaaaatattataataaaactaattaattgttaattaattaatagattaattaattaatagaataattcattaatagatagaaatatcaaaatattaaacaaacttCTGTAGCAAGAGGAACATGCATTGCTTGGAAACCCTTTGGTTTTAAATGCGCAGGTTTTAATTTGTAAGCGATTTTCAAGTTTGGCTGACGATAATTTTCTTCTTCCAACAATGCTTCCCATTGCCGTTTCTTTACTGTCCCAAAAGGAGTCTGCAAAATATATAATCTTGATAACAAGAATAACATAGCAAAATTTCGTAATATAAGAAAATGTACTCTATTATACCTTAAACTCATGCAGCTTGTCATCTAAGGTCGAGGTTCGGAAGCATTTAACTAAATGGTGGAAATCCGATATCATCCATAGTCGTCGTGAGCTGTCATATGGATGTTCACAGCTGATATTATTCTCATCTACGCCGAATATTTTCCAAACACCTCGGTTCCAAGACGCACCATCCATAACAACAGCATCAACATTGATCTCGCTATTTTCCATAAGTATAATACATTCCACGATGAGTTTATGTAATGGTTCGCTTTTGCAAGCGTTCTTTGAGAGAAAACAGCCCAATGATTGCACCCATCGACCTTTAAAAGGTACAAATTTGAATACCAAAGCATGATCTgccgttttattttttaaatcctcgGGGTGTGCTTTCCGAGGTCAACAAAACCAGAAAATTTCATTGATTGTTGATCAAAAAAAACATCTTCATCTCGTCAACCAAAATAACTCCTCGTTTTTCTCCTTTCTCCATTGTTTGACATCTTTCTTTTAAGGCAAAGAAAGTAGCAGGCTGGAAGCCGTACGCAGAACAGCTAATTTGCcgtataaatttatttagtgtATTGATCGAGGGAAGAGGTAAAATATTTCTGTGACGCAGGAATTGATACGTGTTTTTGCTTTTTAAACGAATCAATATACACTCGTATATCCATTCTAAGGTAAATCGTCGAGCTTTAGCGTTCTTTTTTTTAGCAGCCTCAAATCACGAATTAACGGCATTTTGGAATTCTGTCGGCAACTTCAGGATTGCTTCTTGTACTATAGCATTTGACTTCTTAGCACACTCTGACTttgctataaatattttctgtttcAGTTGAATTTTCTGTAAGTAAACAGTGTAGCTGTTAAAAATTTTGGGCGTCGTGAATAAAATAGGATAAGAAaattctatatattatttaagcacAATCGAGACTGTCTAATTTATTGACGTTGAAGATTATGTTTATGTACTTATCTAacgaagttatattaaaatatgattaaCGTTGAAGTTCAAttccaatttatttaatataacatatactAGGTACTTAAGTAATATTACACTGTATAAGTAATGATGTATTGCTAATTAACAGTAATTTAtcagttaccaaataaaaaaacagttaaatgGTACACACATAAATTTAGGTGACAcggtaaaatttatgaaatagaAAGGTTTGACACAATtaccttataaaaattattgaaggtatattataattatgcgACTTAATATTAGTGCGATACTAATATTAACTAATAATAGGTATTCTGTActcaagaatacattaaaattaaaaaagagttttttcattataaaaaattgttagattcagctatttaatttatgtaagtaaAGAAAgagaattttattatcattttataaataaaagattaaaaaattttatgtagttctgtattatgttataatttgaatgacagaagttatttaatttaatatacaatTCTTATTTTTCCGAAatcaaagaaattattaaatattatgtacaaatataTGTACAAATTTATATGTACAAACCACCCttgatgaaacaaaaatatcgggaggtatataaaattatttgatcTTGAGTCTTATTAAATACTGTccaaaaaacataaaatcgaAAACGAAATGAAATGCTGCTCCAAGTCACaaacaattgtattttataaaacttaccatttttttttaaatgtttgcatTGCCTAACTAGATTTGAAGCACGTCTTTTTTTAGCAATTGTTGTTTCCAAATTAATTGAAGTCGACTTTCGACTCTGCAATCGATTCCGTAATATTCGACAAGGTTTACATCTTGGATTAGCTTGGTTCCTTTTATAAGTGTCATCACCAACAATCACATTTTTACAAAGTTTTGAATACCTgaaaattaatgtaattatattaattcaatttgtaTGAATCCTTTTCTTGTATGAATCACTTAAACAGAAACAAGCAATCCTTACTTTATACTGTCAATCTGAGTACCAACACATAAAGGCCATCTTTCCACTGATTTCAAGTAGTCATAGATACAacttaatgaattaattttttcgTTTAGAGGCAGTTCGTCATTGTTAGGAAAAAGaacctgaaaaaaaataataatcaatgattgttaaaaaaaaatagatgtatCTGCTTGGACATTCATTGATACATACAGTAATAGATGTATCCTTGTTTAAGCGTAACCGAATTTTGATCTGCTGAGTTGTTGGATCCATTCGCATAAATACAAATCCATTGGGCTCGGGTATATACAACCAAAACGGTGGCAATTTTGGAGCTTCGATTTCTTGTAGATTCTTCGAATCCTTACAGGCGTGTTGACTGAAAGGTGGTTCTATCAAGTCTTGCTCCCTTTGAACACCATCATCTATTAGATTATCAGGAACATCATTTACTAATATTGTCTGGGGCTCGATGTTATTTTCTTGCACTAGAAATAGCTCTTCGTCTCCATTGTTATTCGAATGTAAGCTTGGTATTTTCAGTTCATCTACAGTACTTGTTAAAAACTCATGTTCAAATACCGGAATAAACTGATGCTGGATCGTTGGTAAAGCTTcttcttttagtattttttttcctaaaggCATAATTACGAGCTCTTCTTTTATGTACAGTTTCtcgtacatttttatttgctcCTCTTTAAAATGGAGATGACAGATGTAATCAGTAGCTTTTAATTCAATACCCAGCGAAATTTTCCAATTTTGTAATCTTGCCGGTGTCTGtgaaattagataaataaaaaattaatatgctttcGTTTACCATAATGTAAGTTTTTCACGACACTAAAATTAGCAGACATTTGACAATTTTGATTTACATACTGTTGGTTGGAAATACGAAGAGGTGAGGTTTTTTGTTTTGGGGTTTACGTCCACTTGGACAACTTTTCACAACACAAATTTTACCCATAACTGTTCTGTTATTCACTcactttttcataaaattaaatgtttatatatcaaTAACCGTACTATtgactgtttacgaaataaaatcactctaaacgcacgatttatttttgaactgttatttagcgcaacaactggacacgttttcaacttttctcccatataagatgactctccttacctctacactccatactatagtcgtaaaaatgtaataggcccgttttgacatttgtgcaagaccatagaatgtaacttggaacgaaactgaaagaaacaaaaaaataaaaatcaattacatacagtgttttaaaaaatacgtaaatttttttgggacgttaaataatacgaaagaatatgtcgcgagtattctttttgcgcttacttcatagtagcatgcaatttataattgttgcgaaacgttccgaaaacagttacgttctcagtcttttttttttttatactagagctgtaaccatttttttactgaatatcgaaattatatattgtgtagttatttttactgcaacgaatgagcttggttctcaaaatgggttctaaataatgagtctgagttgatgtatctgaccaagcggcacatgactgaagcgtccccgcgcgcactgcgcagtttttcgttcctcatcttgtaaagttgactgtgcgctcgtttaagtttgatatatattgtttacttttacgttaactatggctcttctattttggacttgaattaatttatcgtgagtatcgagtacagagtcttatggttccataactaattacgtcgcgatgacaaatgtcaaaacgggcctattatatttttacgactatagtgctCCCGACTGCTCCCACCACAGAACAATATTGAGGGTTTGTTGGAAACACGTGTTAGTGAGgttgtttattaaattcaacTGAGTTTTCTATACAATAGCTGGTGTCTGGGAGTGAGTACTTTGTTTTTGTGTTGGTGATAGGTGGTGAAGGGCTAATGGAGGTTCAACCCCCACCTAAACCCCCTGATCCGGGGGGAAATATGAATATTTCGGCAGAGCAGGTCGAGAGCCCACATTTTATACCTATGGACTCTGAATCTACCCACCGTGGCACTAAGCGAACTATTCCTTTAAATGACACTTATAAAACGGGTTCTCTCcctaaaaaaactattacagaTCCTGGCTCAACAGCTCCCTCTATGCAATCTGTTTACCTGCATCCCTCTCTCTCTGATTgtccaaaaaaatactttaatgatGATAAAGGCCCATATATAGTATACGTCTCGCGTGAAGTCGCTGACCCTTCAGCCGGCGCTTCTATGAGAGCAATTAAATTTGGTCAGTTTCTACACAAGAACAAAATCACGTCAGTACTCAATGATGGTGTGAAAAGTGttggaagaaataaaatatcagtggAGTTCTCATCTGGGCAGGCGGCCAATGAATTTATAGATAACCCTATACTTGATACTTCTAACTTTACAGCTTTTATCCCCACATTTAATATTACCCGTATGGGATTAGTAAGAGGAGTTCCCACTGATTGGCACCTGGATGAGTTTATTGACTCTCTAGAGCTCCCCGCAGGTTGTGGGGAGATTCTTAAAGCTCGTCGTCTTAATCGTAAGGTAACAACCGATAGCGTGGTGACCTGGATTCCAACACAGTCTGTCGTTCTGACTTTTAGagggcaaaccctcccaccCAAGATTTTTTCTTATCACACTTCTCTCCCTATCCATACTTACAGACTCCCTACTATCCAATGTTTAAATTGCTGTCGATTTGGGCACATCAAGGACCAATGTAGATCGAAACCGCGTTGTTTCAAATGCTCCCAACCCCACTCAGGTGAATCTTGTGAGATAGAAACTGAAAACTCGACTTGCCTTCTGTGCTCTGGCAAACATATGGCCACAAACAAAAGCTGCCCAGAACACTCCCGGCAGCaatcaataaaaatgttaatgtcaGAGGAAAACTTATCGTATCAGGATGCCTCTGCTAGATTCCCTCCAGTGCGACGCTCTTATGCTGACATGACAAAAGAGTTATTCACTAAACCCACTTACTCCCCAGTCTTTTCTATTCCCAATTCTAATAGGGTACACTATCCCCAAACGCCAAGAAATTCTTACAGGCAAACAATTTTCCGTACTCCTCGTCCCAGGCTTCAACCAACAAAGGGCTACGATCGTCAAGCACACCATGACATCATCCGGAACTGCCCCACATCTTTTCCCAATGGTAGTGCTTTAAATATTGAGCACGACTACGCTTTGCCACCCGATGATAGAAGTATACCTTCCCTCACCAATTCATTAAACAACATTcttgaaaatataaatcaacatcccctaccgcccaacgttgcacaaattattatcaaaatcgcATCTCTTCTCAACAATGGCGTCCATGGAGATAATTCAATGGAATAGTCAAAGTATACGCCGCAAAAAACATGAGCTTTTTCATATTATCAATGAACATAAACCCGCTGTACTTGCAATCTCTGAGACATGGCTCTTGCCGGATTCTCGCTTCAGAGTTCCAGGTTATGCTTGCCTTAGGGATGACAGAGATGATGGATATGCAGGTAGTGCCCTCTTTCTTAAGCGCTCTCTTGCATATACCTGTCTTACCTTACCGGCTCACTCACGTCAGTTTAACGCTGTGGCTGTGAGAGCACTTGAAGTATCTTTTCTATCAATTTATATCCCTCACCCTAATCATTCTATTATTTCTGAACTTAAATCAGTTATTTCTTCTCTTCCGCCTCCAATACtcgtgatgggggatttcaactcCCATCACACAATCTGGGGTTCCCACTTCTCAGATAACTTTTCGACTCTCTTGTTAGATATTCTGGATGAATTAAGTTTGTGTATACTCAATGACGGTTCTCCAACAAGGAGAGTATACCCTCACCAAAATCCTAAGTCTGCCGTCGATCTAACTCTCTGTTCTCCCTCTTTAGCATCTCTTACTTCCTGGAGAACTCTCCCAAGTTGCCATGGAAGTGATCATTTCCCAGTAACAATATCTATAGCCCAAAAAACTATTCCTCTGTTCAACCCCAATCCGCTCCTCAAACACAAACTTAACAGAGCGAACTGGTCTTCATTCGCAGCATcggttgatattaaaattgatagttTAACAGAATCTGTAGACGAAGAGAATATAGTGTTTTATTATgagaactttataaaaattttaaaagatacaGCCGACGTCCACATACCTCTCAAAAGGGCTAAAcgtgattttatattatccccTCCTTGGTGGGACGAGGAGTGTACCAACATAATACATAAACGTAAAGATGCAGAAATGTCTTATAAGATCTCGATGACACACGAAAATT of Pararge aegeria chromosome W unlocalized genomic scaffold, ilParAegt1.1 SUPER_W_unloc_6, whole genome shotgun sequence contains these proteins:
- the LOC120636863 gene encoding uncharacterized protein LOC120636863; translation: MKCHGCFKSMKDINKIKCSAPTCEKHFCCLCINLSGLSSENRGNWKCPDCCASQRKGGDNSSTPIRSTNENITLRKKSDTVCDAAATTTEVKELTSEVRLLTQEICSLKKQLESAISSLSSCEKRLDELGSAIATNDSRIKQLEDRKLETDILKATVKDLRLELNAQNQNHLRNELELSGVPETSNENIHHIALLAARKLGVELDDRDIDWVSRVGPRGKPTTATDGKTKFSRPVVVRLLRRAKRDEIIKAAKTRRNITSADIEIPGESHKIYYNERLTKPNRELFREARKKTKELGFSHCWCSQGTIFIRQYEGKPARSVRNQDDLADIFSISRTKS
- the LOC120636864 gene encoding uncharacterized protein LOC120636864; the protein is MYEKLYIKEELVIMPLGKKILKEEALPTIQHQFIPVFEHEFLTSTVDELKIPSLHSNNNGDEELFLVQENNIEPQTILVNDVPDNLIDDGVQREQDLIEPPFSQHACKDSKNLQEIEAPKLPPFWLYIPEPNGFVFMRMDPTTQQIKIRLRLNKDTSITVLFPNNDELPLNEKINSLSCIYDYLKSVERWPLCVGTQIDSIKYSKLCKNVIVGDDTYKRNQANPRCKPCRILRNRLQSRKSTSINLETTIAKKRRASNLVRQCKHLKKNGKFYKIQLFVTWSSISFRFRFYVFWTVFNKTQDQIILYTSRYFCFIKGGLYI